TGTTCGCCTTCTGGACCTTGGGGGTGTTGACCTACGCGCTGGTGCAGGTGGTGGCGATCTGGGTGCCGTTGTGGGCCGCGGGGTTGATCGTCAGTGGAGTTTTCGTGTTGGTGGTCACGGTGCTGGCGGCGATCGCGATGTTCAAGCTCAAGCGCCTCGAAAACCCAGGACGGGCGGCGCGTCGACACCTCGACGACGTCCAAGATTGGTGGAACCACCAGCTTTTGGCGGAGGTCGAGCCGAAGGTCCTCGGCGAATCGAAGGAGGAACCCCGATGAGCGAGCAGCGAGAGCGGATCGAGTCCAGTCGCCGACGGGTCGAGGAGAGTCTG
This is a stretch of genomic DNA from Acidobacteriota bacterium. It encodes these proteins:
- a CDS encoding phage holin family protein, translated to MKPWIELFRGLGNALFDLLRAEIASLRSDLTKSGKSAGIAFGLLLAAAMFAFWTLGVLTYALVQVVAIWVPLWAAGLIVSGVFVLVVTVLAAIAMFKLKRLENPGRAARRHLDDVQDWWNHQLLAEVEPKVLGESKEEPR